The DNA segment TCGTGACGATGGCGGCCGGGAGCGTGATTTTAATGACGAGCTTTGAAAAAACAGGAAGATCCTCCTGCCTCAAAAGCCCCATGCGCTTCGATGCATAGCCGAGAAAAATGATGAGAATAAAGCATGCCGCTTTCACAAATACCGTTCCCATAGTCTCTGCCTATTCTCCTCTTTTTCCTTTTTTCTTTCCGCTTAACTCCGGCCACATGGTAAACAGCATGGTGCCGTAGCAGGCGGCGCCGCCGATGAAGTTGGACAACGGCTCGGCCATGAAGACGCCCATGGGCCCGAGGCCGCCCACATACGGGAGAAGAAGCGTCAGCGGAACCACGATAATCAGTTTCCGGAAAATGGAAAAGAACGTGGCCTGCTTGGCTTTCCCAAGGCCCACAAAGGTAGCCTGGCCGGAAAACTGGAGCGACATCATGAAAAATCCAAAGAAATAGATGCGGATGGCCGGGATGGCCGCTGCGATTAACTCCTCGTCATGGTTGAAAATCCGGATGAAAAATTCCGGGAACAGGGACACTAGCGCCCATGCGAACACCGTAAACGAGATGGCCACTGCCGACACAAACTTGATGCAGGACTTAACCCTGTCGTATTTTCCGGCGCCGTAGTTGAAGCCCATGACCGGCTGCGAGCCGTTTGTCACGCCTTTCACGATGTTTTCCGCAATCTCCCTGACGGAGTGAAGCACGGTCATGACACCAACATAGAGATCTCCGCCCCATCCCTGGAGCGTCGCATTGCAGACGACGGCCACAAGACTGTTGGTGAAGCCGGCCGTGAAGCTGGAAAGCCCCATGGACACGATCTTTATGACGCGTTTTTTCTTAAGCCGCATGGTGGAGACCTTGAGCTTTAAGATCGCCTTGTCTCCCGTGAGGAATTTTAAGATCCACGCCGCGGACAGAAACTGGGAAATCACCGTCGCCAGGGCAGCTCCCTGAACATCCATGTCAAAGACAAAAATAAAAATCGGATCCAAAATGATGTTGGTGACTGCGCCGAGAAGCACGGTCATCATGCCCACCTTCCCGAAGCCCTGGGAGTTGACGAAGGCGTTCATCCCGAGGCCTGTCATCACGAAAACGCTGCCGAGAAGATAGATCGTCATGTAGGATTTCGCGTAAGGATACGTCGCGTCGCTGGCGCCGAACAGGTAAAGGAGCGGCCGCTCAAAAATCAGGCCGAGCACCGTAAGCAGGATCCCGAACAGGATCATCAGCGTAAAGGAATTTCCCATGATGGACTCTGCTTCCGCCTCGTTCCCCTTTCCCCGCTCAATGGAACAGAGCGGCGCCCCGCCCATGCCGAACAGGTTCGCAAAGGCGATGACGATGGTAATCACCGGCAGGCAGACGCCGAGGCCTGTGAGGGATAAGGTTGCGTGTTCGGGAATATGACCGATGTAAATCCGGTCGACGACGTTGTAGAGGACATTGATGAGCTGCGCCAGGGTCATCGGAACCGCCAGACCCATGATGTTTTTGACGACGCTGCCCTGGGAAAAATCGTTTTGAATTGCCATGACTGAAACTCCATCCCGTGTAAAATCATGCCCGCTCTTCCGGACATTGGAACATGTACCGCCCTGTATGCAAAAATGGGGGCACATGTTTTCCGCTTCGATTTATTATAGTACAAACTTTTGGGGGAATCAATCCTTCTTTTCTTTTTCTCGTCTGGACACGGTGCGGCCAAAATGCTATACTGGTTTTCAGCAAAAATCTGGAAGGAGCCATGAAACATGGATGAAAAAGATAAGCTGATCCACGCCCTTGAGGAGGAAGTCTCAAGGCTCCGGGATGCCAATAAAAAGCTCGAGGAGACAGTCCAGTGGATGCACGACCTGATCTGGAACATGATGCGCGAGCGGGAAGGACAAAAAGATAAGGAGGATGAACCTCATGCCTGAACTGAGCAGACGTGTGCTTTCTTTTACGGATTCTGTGATCCGCAGGATGACAAGAATCAACGACATGACACCGGGGAGCATCAATTTAAGCCAGGGCTTCCCTGATTTTGACCCGCCAAAGCAGCTTTTGGATGCGTTGGCCGAAGTCTCTTACCGCGGGCCGCACCAGTATTCCATTACGTTCGGGGCCGAGGACTTCCGGAATGCCCTGGCCGACCTCTATGAAGGAAAGCTTAGGAAGCGGCCGGATCCCGAGACGGAGATTGTCGTCACCTGCGGCGGCACGGAGGCCATGATGACGGCCATGATGACCGTCTGCAATCCCGGCGACAAGGTGATCGTTTTCAGCCCGTTTTATGAAAATTATGGGGCGGACGCCATCCTCTCCGGCGCCGAGCCGATTTTTGTGCCCCTCGTGCCGCCGGATTTCCATTTTGACCGCGCTGCGCTGGAGGATGCCTTCCGAGAGGGCGCAAAGGCGCTCATTCTCTGCAATCCGTCGAACCCCTGCGGAAAGGTGTTTTCTGCTTCGGAGCTTTCCGATATCGCAGAGCTGGCCGTGCGCTACGACGCCTTCGTCATCACCGACGAGGTCTATGAATATATCGTCTACGAGCCATACCGGCATATCTGCATGGCGTCCCTTCCCGGCATGGCCGGGAGGACAATCACATGCAGCTCCCTCTCCAAGACCTACTCCATCACCGGCTGGCGCCTCGGCTACCTCATCGGCCCGGAGCAGGTGATCGAGGGAGCCAAAAAAGTCCATGACTTCCTGACCGTGGGCGCCGCTGCCCCGCTCCAGGCCGCCGCCGTGGCAGGTCTTACCATGGGGCCGGAATATTATGAATGGCTAAAAGAGCTGTACACGAAAAAGAGGGATTTCTTCTGCGGCGGCCTTACGGATATCGGTTTTTCCCATACGGTGCCCCAGGGAAGCTACTTTGTCCTCATAGATATTTCCGATTTTTTCGCCCCGCCGCAGTTTAAAGGCTGGAGCGACCTTCAGTTCTGCGAGTGGATGATTACAAATTATAAAGTGGCTGCCGTGCCCGGCTCCAGCTTCTTCCGAGAGCCTGTGAACCACCTGATCCGCATGCATTTTGCCTGCGGCGAGGAGACGCTTGCGGAGGCGCTTAGACGGATGAGGAAGATGAGGGAGGAAACCGGAATCTGCTGAGAAAAACCACCATCTCTCTGCCCCTCTTGACACGGTTTTCGAAACGTGTTAAGATAAGACTGCTCCAGATGAGCGCCAGTAAGGGGTTGTACTGGTTTCGACGGGGGCTATGAAGCTGGTGAAGCTATCCGCATGCGATGCGTTAAATGGCAAATCTAAATATAAACGCTAACGATAGAGAATTAGCATACGCTGCCTAATTAAGGCGGCTGTCGGCCTTAGGGCACTCACACTTTAAGATCCCGGCATCATTTTTGTGAGAAACGACACGCGCAAAGCTTTGAGCGCGCGGGCGTATTATGAAGCTACTGAATGAATTTGGGTGTCTGTTCCCGGATTCAGGAGGGAATGAATAACAGCAGACTATGATAGTAGAAGAACAGGGGATTGGTTTTCGGACAGGGGTTCGATTCCCCTCAGCTCCACTCAAAACACAAAGGGAGTGTCGCAAAATCATCAAAATAGATGATTGAGCGGCACTTCTGCTTGTTACAGCAAAAAATCCGGCGCTCCCTATGGTTTCAGAGCAGATCGCCGGATTTTTGCCGTACTTTAATAAAACCTTTCGGTTTTATGATTTTTCTATGCAGTTTTTACTTCAAACAGATGGCTTCCTGTCCGGCCATTTTGGATCTTAGCATGCAATTTATTCAGATTATACCCCAGGCACAGCAGTAGGATCTCCAGTTTTACCTTCGTTTTCCCTCTCAGCAGAAATCTCTGGAATTCATAATCGTTTTTCAACACCCCAAAGGCTCCTTCTACTTGAATCGAACGGTTTGTCCGATACTGGATCCCTTTTTCGCTTATGATGTTCTCATAAGATTCCCGACGCTTTTTCAAAAAGTTTTTGGAAAGATACAGCCTCTTATTTCCCTTTGCCCTCGTACATTTTTTCTTATACGGACATCCGCCGCAATCCTCACATTCATATACTGTTACCTCGGACTGATAGCCGCTTTTGCTTTTCTGCTTCTTTTTAAACACTTCTCTCAGTGTTTTTCCTGCATGACAGGTGTAGGTGTCTGTCTCTTCCTTATACGCCATATTTTCCCGTTTACTGATGTCTTTCTTAAAACTTCTCTTTTTCCATTTTTCGTAGGTCTGCGGTTTGATGTAAGGGATCTGACCCTGGCTTTTCAGATATTCATAAGCCTCTTCGCTTTCATACCCCGAATCCGCAGTCACACTGGGATATCGAAATCCCAGGTTCACTTCCATGTTTTTCAGAAACGGCACCAGTGTCCATACATCATTCCGATCCTGAAAAATCCCAGCTGCCACAATGTATTCGCTGTCCACTGCGATCTGGACGTTATATCCAGGTTTCAGCTGGGCATTCCTCATATGATCATCCTTCATGTGCATAAAAGTGGCATCCGGATCCGTCTTGCAGTAGTTATTCCGGCCCTGGAAACTAGCTGTATGCCAGTCATAGATCGTCTGGCGTTCCAGAAACCGGCGGAACAGTTCCAGATATTTTTGATTCCGGCTTTTGCGTTTTCCTCTTCCATGTACCAAAACCGTCCCATCCAGACGGCACCGTTCTTCCAGAAACCGGCAGATTTCCTGAAGATCCTGGGTACGGCTTTCCTCTCCCACATGGAACCCGCAGATATAATCCTGGTTCAGAAGACAGACTGCCTCCTGAATCCGTTCGTACATCTTTGCTTCCCATTTCCCCACCGATTTCTTCCAGACGAAGGTATATTTATTGGCACAGGCTTCCAGTTTTGTCCCATCAATAAATACGGTTTCTTTTGATAATTCTCCGCTTGCTTCCAGGCGGCAGACCATCTGGTAGAACAGATTTTCACAGGCATCTGCCAGAAAACCGGTTCGGAAACGGGCAATGGTGCTGTGATCCGGTGCTTTTTGTCCGGCAAGCAGCCACATAAAGTTGATGTCGCGTCTGCATGCGGTTTCAATTTTTCTGGATGAATAGATGTTCTGGGAATAGGCATAAGTCAGGATCTTGAACATGGTCTTTGGGTCCACTGCCGGATTTCTGCCTTTGGCAGAGTAAGCCTGATACAGCAAGCTGTAATCTAAATCCTCCAATTCGTGGCTCAGCAGTCGAACAGAATCATCATCAGGAACCAAACCTTCCAAATTTAATGGCAAAACCAGTTGATAAGGCTCACCGAATTCGGTATAATTTTTATGGTATTTTAATTTACTGGTCATATCTTATTATACCATGGATTACGGGCTCTTCAGGGTCCGTTTTCTGTTTTCAGGGCATAAAAAAGGAGCCGCTGCTCCATAGATGATTACTCATCTATTTTGCAACGGCTCCTTTTGCATTTTCTGTCGGAGCAATATGTGCCCGCCTTTCTTGAAAATCAAGAAAAACGGGCACTTTTTATTATCAAAAACTTATTGGGCTTTTCATCGGCCTTCCGCTACCCAATCACATCCGACATATCATAAAGGCCCGGCCCCTTGCCAGCCAGAAACTTTGCTGCCTGGACAGCGCCTTTTGCGAAAATCGCCCTGGAATATGCCGTATGGCGGAACGTGATGACCTCGTCCTCGCCTGCAAAAATCACGTCGTGCTCGCCGACGATGGTACCGCCGCGGACAGACTGGATGCCAATCTCCTTTTTATCTCTCTTTGCCCGCTCCGACGCCCGGTCGTATTTATAATGATACGCGCCATCCATGGCCTCGTTGATGGAATCAGCCAGCATAAGCGCCGTCCCGCTTGGTGCGTCTAACTTCCTGTTGTGATGCATTTCCAGGATTTCGATATCAAAATCCGCAGCCGCCAGTGTCTTTGCTGCCTCCTTTAAAAGCTTCAAAAGAAGGTTGATACCTAAGGACATATTGGCGGAGCGGAGCACTGCCGTCTCCTTGGAAAGTGCGTCCACTCTTAAAAGCTGCTCCTCTGAAAGCCCTGTCGTACAGAGGACGACCGGGATTTTCGTCTCCCCGCAGTAATCAAAAAGACCTTCCAAAGCCTTTGCCACCGAGAAATCCAGGATTACGTCCGCGGCCTCCCTACACTCCTTTAAGGAGCCGTAAACCGGGTATCCGTAATGCTGTTCCGTATTTTTATCCACGCCTGCCACGATCTGAAGCTGTTCATCCTTTTCTGCCATTTCCGAGATGACATGGCCCATAGCCCCGTTGCAGCCGTGCAGAATTGCTTTTACCATATGTTTGATCTCCTCCTGTCCGGTTCAGGCTTACAAAAGCCCGTACTCCTCCATTGCCTTCTTTAAAACAAGCTGGTGCTCCGGCTCCATGACCGTAAGCGGCAGCCTCGGCGTTCCCACGTTCTTTCCCATCAGGTTCATGGCCGCCTTCACCGGGATCGGGTTCACTTCGCTGAACAGAGCGTTGATTAAGGGCATCGAACGCCACTGGAGCCTGCGGCTCTCCTCCAGCTTCCCTGTGAAATACAGCTCGCAGATATCGTGGGTCTGTCTCGGCGCAATGTTGGAGAGCACCGAGATCACGCCCTTTCCGCCAAGGGAAAGAACCGGCACGATCTGGTCGTCGTTTCCGGAATAGACGTCTGCCTTTCCGTCCGTCAGGTTCATTAACATGGCCGTAGCACCGGCGTTTCCGGCCGCCTCTTTCACGCCCACGATGTTCTCCACGTTGTTGCAGAGATACGCCAACGTCTCGGAAGAAATATTGACGCCGGTTCTGCTCGGCACGTTGTAAAGGATTGCCGGGATCCTGATGGCCTCAGCGATGGCCGTAAAGTGGGCTTTTAAGCCGTTCTGGGTCGCCTTATTGTAGTACGGGGACACCAAAAGCACGCCGTCGGCTCCGGCCTCCTCGGCCTCTTTGGAAAGCACCATGGCCGTGTGGGTGCAGTTGGAGCCCGTCCCGGCCACAACCGGGATCCGCCCCTTCACCCGCTCACAGGTGAAGCGGATCACGTCCACATGCTCCTCCTCTGTCATCGTCGCCGATTCGCCGGTCGTACCGGTCACGACGATGCAGTCCGTATGGTTCGCAATCTGTTCCTCCAAAAGCTCATCGAGTTTCTCGTAATTGACTTCTCCGTTCTCCTTAAATGGCGTAACAATCGCCACGCCGGCTCCCTCAAAAATTGCCATAAACATATCCTCCTGTTTTTCCGGTCAAAGATGCATATCCGCAGGCCGTCCCGCCCGTTCCGGAACGGCTTCCATCCATAGAAAAAGGCCGACGCCATAAGGTGCCAGCCCTGCAAAAGCAAATCACGTAGCCCTCCACCTTATCTGCACTAAGATGACAGTCATATGGTTCTTCACCATATGCCCAGGCACAGCCCCTTTGGGGAAGTGAACCAGCCTTCGGCGCCATCCCCTTCCCCGGCTTCTCTGTCCCCCGCATCCGCCGGTTTCCTCATGTCAGGCGCGACCTCTACTTTTTCTATGTTTTCTATGACTATCCTAGCATCATTCCGCGGAGTTGTCAACTTTTATATTCTCCACATAGGAAATGATATCCACATACTGTTTTAACTCCTCCGGGCACACGCGGCCGGTGAGAACCAGGTCGGTTTCCTCCATCCTGGAGGCTAAAAGCCCCTGGAATTCTTCCATGGAGACGATCCCCTGATCCAAAAGCCCAAGTACCTCGTCTAAAATCAGCCTGTCGCATTCCCCTGTGGCGAGAACCTTCTTTGCGAAATTAAAGCCGTTTCTTAAGTTCACCAGCTCTTCCTTTTTCTGTTCCTCCGTGAGGTCCTCGAAATACCCAGGGGACCGCTCAAAGCGGAACAGCTTCATCTCCGGCTCCATCCGTTTCATCACACAGGAGGCAGCCTCATTGAGCTCTCCTCTCAAGAACTGTACGATAATCACGCGCTTTCCCGCGAATACCCCCATCATTCCAAGGCCAACTGCGGAAGCCGTCTTACCGCTTCCCGGCCCGCATATGATCCGAACTGTGCCCTTTTCCATGCTAACACCTCTTCATCGTATCTTGTGTTCCAGTCGTAAGAAACGTGCCTATCTTACCATATTTTTAAGATAAATGCAAGTTCCGGGACATCTTCCGCCTTATTCACACTCCAGTTTGCTGACAGAAACCTCGTAGGCCACCCTCTTTTCGCATTCCACGTCGCTTAATTTTTTCGTGTACTCCCGGCTTTGGACGCGCCCCCAGATGCAGACCCTTGTGCCGACGGCAAAGCCTGATGCGTACCTGGCGTTCCTGCCCCAGGCGATGCAGGGGATGTAATCCGATTTCCCGTAGGGCCGGTTCACTGCCAGCAGGATATCGGCAATCTCCCGCCCGAGAGGTGTTTTTCTGTAAATCGGCTCCTTGCATATGTACCCGTCCAGGAAAATCTGGTTCGTCTTCGTATAATCCGTAAACTCCGGAAGGAAGTTCACCTCTCTCACAAAGACCGAGAGGACGAGGCGGTTCTTCGCGCCCTCATGGCGGTTATAGGAACGGAACTGCCCGATGGCCTCCACCGTGCAGCCCTCATAATTCTTTGTCACATCAATAAGCCGCTCCGAAATCATGAGCGGGATAATGTCTGCCTGTTCGCTTAAACGGCTGACAGAAAGATCCACGAGATAAAAGCCCTCCCCGAACACCTCGTGGCTGAAGGTAAATTCCGAGACAACCGTCCCGATGACACTGACCTTGTTGTTTTCCATAACTTTTTCCGACATAGTATTTCTCCTTTTACTTATAATCAGTCCAGAATTGACCGGCCGGCGATTTTCTCCCGGCTCAATACTATGTGTATGCGAAAATTCCGGGATTAGAACCGGAAAAGAAAAAAGAGTACGACAGGATTCGAGGGTTTTCCGTCTTGTTATTTTCCCCTGTGCATGGTATCATCATATTGCCAAATACCCCGCCCCAAACGGGAAATTCCAGAAAGGCAGGTTTCTGATGATCCGTATCCTACTCTATGGAAAACAGATATTTGATAAATTCTCCAGGGACGAAATGTCCGTATATGCCGCCCAGGCTTCGTTTTTCATCATCCTGGCCGCATTTCCCTTTATGATGCTTCTTCTGTCCCTGATCCAGCTCGTTCCCTTCATCCAGAAGTCCGACTTGTTCCTCGTCCTCACGGAGCTTGTGCCGGACACCCTGGATTCCTTTGTCATCACCCTCGTGGACACCCTCTACTCGGACTCCCCGGTGGCGATCCTCTCGGCCACGGCCGTGGCGGCCCTCTGGTCGTCTTCCCGCGGGATGCTTAGCATCGAGCGGGGCCTAAACCGGGTCTACGACGTGGAGGTGCAGAGAAACTATATTTTAAGGCGGCTCATATGCAGCGGCTACACCGTGGTTTTCAGCCTCGTCTGCGTCATCAGCCTCCTGCTTCTTGTGTTCGGCGAGACGCTCCAGAGGCATCTTCTCGAGGTCTTCCCGTTCTTAAACCGCTTTTCCGTCCTGATTTCCCAGGGGCGGGCCGTGTTCTCCCTGTTCATGCTCGTGTTTTTTTTCGTAGGCATTTATACGTTCCTGCCCTTTAAAAAGCAGAGGTTCCGGTACCAGTTCCCGGGGGCTGCCTTCGCCGCTGCCGCCTGGACGCTGTTTTCCTTCGCTTTTTCCATCTATTTTAAATATTTCAGCAGCTACGCCAACATGTACGGAAGCCTGACGGCCCTCGTCCTTTTGATGCTCTGGCTCTACTTCTGCATCTGCATCCTGTTTCTCGGAGCTGAGATCAACTGGCACTACAAGCATTACCGCAGGCTGTCCGACGGCGAATAAACCAGCATAGGAGGTTCTTTTATGATTACATCCACTCTTTCCTTTTACCCGGCAAAAAGCCTTTCGGAAACCGTCCGCTTTTATACGGAAATCATCGGCCTGACGGCCGTCATGGACGAAGAACGCCAGTGTGTGTTCGCCTCCCCGAAAGGAAACATCGGCTTCGTGGACTACGGGGACGGCATTCTGGCTGAAGGCCGCATCTGCATCTCCTTTAACTGTGAAAGCCGCGAGGCCGTCGATGCGGAATATGCCCGCATAAAAAAACTGGGATATCCCGTCAGGACAGCGCCTGCCAAACATCCCAGTTTCCCTGTCTATTCCTTTTTCCTCGAGGATCCCAACGGATACACCGTCGAATTCCAGAAGATCGACGGCCTCTCCATTTAGTCTCTACTCAAAAATATGGTACGTGTTTCTCGTCCTCTTTGCCAGATAAAGCGCCTTGTCGGCCTTCCGGAACAGGGACTCGAAATCCATATCCTCAGATTTTCTGGCCGCAATGCCTACGCTCTTCGTGACGCCGTAGGCATTGTCTTTTTCCGAAAGGAACTGCCGTACCTTCTTCTCCGCCGCCTCCAGTTCGCAGTCCACCATCAAAACGGCAAACTCATCGCCGCCGAACCTGGAAACGATGTCCGTCTTCCGGAACAAGCTTTTTAAATGGGCGGCCACCGAAAACAGCACTTCGTCGCCGGTGGTGTGACCGTAGGTGTCGTTGACGGACTTAAAATGATCCAGGTCGATGGCCAGCATGACGCACGGCGCAAACGGCTTCTCGCCCAAAACCAGATCCGTAAGCTCCTTAAGCCTCGTTTTTGTCAGCAGCTTCGTATAGGGATCCTGATAGACGGCCGTCTTCAGGCTGTCCATCTTCTCCCTTGTGAGCTGGATATTGGAGATAATCCCCACCATTTTCACCGGAACATCGTTTTCCATCACCGGCGCCACGTTGAGCCGGCACCAGGTGTACTCCTGGTCTCCCGCCTTCATCCTGGCCTCATAGGTGTAGCTGTGCCCGTTTCCGATTGCCTCAAAGGCTTTATCGACTACGGCCTTGTCGCCGGGGTGGGAAAAATATTCCGTAACGCCTTTCTGGTATTCTTCCTGCGGCAGCGAGGCGTAGCACTCGATTTCCCTTAAAATCTGTTCCCCGCTTTTATGAAAAATACACTCGGAGTTTTCAAAAAACGTATATCTCTGTTCGGTAAGATCAACCTCAAAAATACAGATTTCCGCAGCCCGGAGTGCAATCTGCATTCTTTCCCGGTATTCCCTGTCTGCACAGTTCATATCTGTTCTCCTTCTGTCAGGCATGCGCCCTGGCTCGCATAACGCCGGGGCGCGCGGTTTAAACAGCTACATTTTCCATCGCGCCTGCGTCCCGGCCTTATGCTCTCGCAGCGCCTCTCCGTCTGCCGCCTGCTTCCAGGCTTTTTTGAACCACCTTCACATTTTCCGCACCGAGGATGCCGGAAAGCGCCTCCCTTAAGGAAGCGTCGGCGCGGACGGCCCAGTTTTCCGACATGCGCCGGATGGCCTTCTCCTCTCTTAAGTACATGACAACCCGGTCTTTCCCCTCGGATTCCCGCAGCACGGCCATGACAGCGTCCACGGTCTCCTTATAATGGCCCTGGTTTCTAAACTGGAGCCAGAGCTCGTTGGGGATATCGGAAAACGGCACGGCCTCCTCGCAGACCAGCTTTCCCACCGGGTCGTCGCCGATGGATACGCGCCCCCTTAAGAAAACCTTGGCGTCCTCGTTTAAAAAGGCCTTGCTCTTTTCATATATTTTCGGGAAAATCAGGCATTCGACGGTTCCCACCATGTCCTCCAGCGTGACAAAGGCCATGAGCTGGTTCGTCTTCGTCGTCTTGACCTTCTTCGACGTAATCATACCGCCGATGACGACGATGGAGCCGTCTTCCGCCGCCGTTTCGCCGTCCTCGTCCACAATGAAGTCCGACGTCTTTGCCGTCACGTTCTTCTGCCAGATTTCCTGGTATTCCTCCATGGGATGACCGCTGATGTAGATCCCCAGGGTGTCTTTTTCAAAGGCCAAAAGCGTCTCCTTGTCAAATTCACCCACATTTGGGAAGGTGATCTGGAAGTTCTCCTTTTCGCCCTCGTCCACGAAGTCGAAAAAGCTCATCTGGCCCTCCATGGCCGATTTTTTGTCCTTGCTCTTCTGCTCCAAAAGCTCCGCCGATACATAAAGCTTCTGCTTCCTCGTTCCCGGCAGGCTGTCTAAGGCGCCGGATTTTATGAAGCTCTCAAGGGTCCGCTTGTTGACCTCCTTGTTGGACATCCTGGTGACGAAATCGTCGATGGACGAAAACGGGCCGCCTGCCTCCCGCTCGGCGATGATGGCCTCCACCACGGTACGGCCGACGCTCTTGATGGCCGAAAGTCCATAGCGGATGTCCTTTCCCGATACGGAAAAGCCGCTGACTCCTTCGTTGATATCCGGCGGCAGGATGGAAATCCCCATGCTCCGGCAGGCCAGGATGTACTCGGAAACCTTCGTCACGTTGTCCATGACCGACGTCATGAGCGCCGCCATGAATTCCTCCGGGTAATAGTATTTCAAATATGCCGTCTGATATGCCACAACAGCATAGGCAGCCGCATGGGATTTATTGAAGGCATACTTTGCAAAGTCAATCATGTCGTCATAGATCTGGTTCGCCGTCTTTTCGCTGATGCCGTTGGCAATGCAGCCCTTGACGCCTTCCTCCGGGTTCCCGTAGACGAAATTCTTCCGCTCCTTTTCCATGACCGACGCCTTTTTCTTGGACATGGCGCGGCGCACCAGGTCGCTTCTTCCGAGCGTGTATCCGGCCAGGTCGCGGACGATCTGCATGACCTGCTCCTGATAGACGATACAGCCGTAGGTGGGGCTTAAGATCGGCTCCAGCTGCGGGCAGGAATAGGTGATGGCCGCCTGGTCATTCTTTCCTTTCAGGTATTTTGGGATAAAGTCCATGGGGCCCGGCCGGTAAAGGGAAATTCCGGCCACGATATCCTCCAGCTTTTTCGGCTTCAGCTCCTTCATGAAGGTTTTGAAGCCGCCGCTTTCCAACTGGAACACGCCCTCGTTCCTGCCGGTTCCCAGGGCTTCCATGACCTTCGGATCCTCATAGTCGATGGCATCCAGATCCAGCCGGAGGCCGTGGTCTTTTTCGATCATGTTCACGGCGTCCTGGATCACAGTCAGCGTCCGAAGGCCCAGAAAGTCCATCTTTAAAAGGCCCAGCTCCTCCAGGGTCGTCATCGTGAACTGGGTCGTAATAGTTCCGTCCGATGCCCTGGAAAGGGGCACATATTCATCCATGGCCGTCCGGCTGATGACGACGCCGGCCGCATGCATGGAGGTGTGCCTCGGAAGGCCCTCCAGGCGTTTGGACATGTCGATGAGCTTTTTCACCTGTTCATCCGTATTATAGAAGGCCTTTAGCTCCGGGTTCTTCTCCAGGGCCAGATCCAGCGTCATGTTGAGCTCCGCCGGCACCATCTTCGCCACCTGGTCGCAGAGGCTGTACGGCAGGTCCATGACGCGGCCCACGTCGCGGATCACGCCCTTGGCCGCCAGGGTACCGAAGGTCACAATCTGGGCCACCTGGTCTTTCCCGTACTTTCTCACCACGT comes from the Eubacteriaceae bacterium Marseille-Q4139 genome and includes:
- a CDS encoding single-stranded DNA-binding protein, whose amino-acid sequence is MSEKVMENNKVSVIGTVVSEFTFSHEVFGEGFYLVDLSVSRLSEQADIIPLMISERLIDVTKNYEGCTVEAIGQFRSYNRHEGAKNRLVLSVFVREVNFLPEFTDYTKTNQIFLDGYICKEPIYRKTPLGREIADILLAVNRPYGKSDYIPCIAWGRNARYASGFAVGTRVCIWGRVQSREYTKKLSDVECEKRVAYEVSVSKLECE
- a CDS encoding VOC family protein; translation: MITSTLSFYPAKSLSETVRFYTEIIGLTAVMDEERQCVFASPKGNIGFVDYGDGILAEGRICISFNCESREAVDAEYARIKKLGYPVRTAPAKHPSFPVYSFFLEDPNGYTVEFQKIDGLSI
- a CDS encoding YihY/virulence factor BrkB family protein, with protein sequence MIRILLYGKQIFDKFSRDEMSVYAAQASFFIILAAFPFMMLLLSLIQLVPFIQKSDLFLVLTELVPDTLDSFVITLVDTLYSDSPVAILSATAVAALWSSSRGMLSIERGLNRVYDVEVQRNYILRRLICSGYTVVFSLVCVISLLLLVFGETLQRHLLEVFPFLNRFSVLISQGRAVFSLFMLVFFFVGIYTFLPFKKQRFRYQFPGAAFAAAAWTLFSFAFSIYFKYFSSYANMYGSLTALVLLMLWLYFCICILFLGAEINWHYKHYRRLSDGE
- a CDS encoding DNA polymerase III subunit alpha, with product MAFTHLHVHTEYSLLDGSSKIGELVARAKELGMDSMAITDHGAMYGVIDFYRAAREAGIKPIIGCEVYVSPGSRFDRETVHGEDRYYHLVLLAENNLGYQNLMKIVSKGFVDGFYYKPRVDMEVLREYHEGIIALSACLAGEVPRFLARGLYEEAKEAAKRHLEVFGEGNYFLEMQDHGIPLQRQVNQGILRLSNELGIPMVVTNDCHYIYAEDWEAHDILLCIQTGKKVSDENRMRYEGGQYFVKSEEEMAELFPYAREAMENTHKIAERCNVEIEFGVTKLPRYDVPEGYDAWGYLNHLCETGFAKRYPDGGKDLRERLSYELGVIKSMGYVDYFLIVWDFINFARSNGIAVGPGRGSAAGSIVAYCLQITDIDPIKYQLLFERFLNPERVSMPDIDVDFCYERRQEVIDYVVRKYGKDQVAQIVTFGTLAAKGVIRDVGRVMDLPYSLCDQVAKMVPAELNMTLDLALEKNPELKAFYNTDEQVKKLIDMSKRLEGLPRHTSMHAAGVVISRTAMDEYVPLSRASDGTITTQFTMTTLEELGLLKMDFLGLRTLTVIQDAVNMIEKDHGLRLDLDAIDYEDPKVMEALGTGRNEGVFQLESGGFKTFMKELKPKKLEDIVAGISLYRPGPMDFIPKYLKGKNDQAAITYSCPQLEPILSPTYGCIVYQEQVMQIVRDLAGYTLGRSDLVRRAMSKKKASVMEKERKNFVYGNPEEGVKGCIANGISEKTANQIYDDMIDFAKYAFNKSHAAAYAVVAYQTAYLKYYYPEEFMAALMTSVMDNVTKVSEYILACRSMGISILPPDINEGVSGFSVSGKDIRYGLSAIKSVGRTVVEAIIAEREAGGPFSSIDDFVTRMSNKEVNKRTLESFIKSGALDSLPGTRKQKLYVSAELLEQKSKDKKSAMEGQMSFFDFVDEGEKENFQITFPNVGEFDKETLLAFEKDTLGIYISGHPMEEYQEIWQKNVTAKTSDFIVDEDGETAAEDGSIVVIGGMITSKKVKTTKTNQLMAFVTLEDMVGTVECLIFPKIYEKSKAFLNEDAKVFLRGRVSIGDDPVGKLVCEEAVPFSDIPNELWLQFRNQGHYKETVDAVMAVLRESEGKDRVVMYLREEKAIRRMSENWAVRADASLREALSGILGAENVKVVQKSLEAGGRRRGAARA
- a CDS encoding sensor domain-containing diguanylate cyclase, coding for MNCADREYRERMQIALRAAEICIFEVDLTEQRYTFFENSECIFHKSGEQILREIECYASLPQEEYQKGVTEYFSHPGDKAVVDKAFEAIGNGHSYTYEARMKAGDQEYTWCRLNVAPVMENDVPVKMVGIISNIQLTREKMDSLKTAVYQDPYTKLLTKTRLKELTDLVLGEKPFAPCVMLAIDLDHFKSVNDTYGHTTGDEVLFSVAAHLKSLFRKTDIVSRFGGDEFAVLMVDCELEAAEKKVRQFLSEKDNAYGVTKSVGIAARKSEDMDFESLFRKADKALYLAKRTRNTYHIFE